The following nucleotide sequence is from uncultured Draconibacterium sp..
TTCGAAAAAAGTTTTAAAGGGGTAAATCCTGAAAAGGTAACGCTGAGTCAGTTAAAAAGCTTTGTTGAATGGTTAAATGATAAAGGTGTTAGTCCAAGAACTCAGGCACGAACCATCTCAGGAATAAAATCATTTTATAAATACCTGTTGATTGAAGAGAAGATCACCAGTGATCCGACCGCTTTGCTTGAGTCGCCAAAAATTGGCCGTAAACTTCCCGATATATTGTCGATGGAAGAAATTGATATGTTAATCAATGCCATTGATCTGAAAAAATCAGAAGGGCAACGAAACAAAGCCATGTTGGAGACCTTGTACAGTTGTGGGTTACGCGTTTCGGAGCTTGTAAACCTGAAAATGACCAACCTGTTTTTTGAGCAGGGATTTATAAAAATTGAAGGAAAAGCCGGCAAGGAGCGATTAGTACCGGTTAGCGGACGGGCAATTGAAGAGATTAATAAGTATCTGGGTAATTACCGGAAGAATTTACGGGTGAATAAGGATAGTGAAAACATATTATTCTTAAACCGCCGTGGAAGAAAATTGAGCCG
It contains:
- the xerD gene encoding site-specific tyrosine recombinase XerD, whose amino-acid sequence is MKWEECKKGYENYLKLEKSLSQNSIAAYINDINKLENFFEKSFKGVNPEKVTLSQLKSFVEWLNDKGVSPRTQARTISGIKSFYKYLLIEEKITSDPTALLESPKIGRKLPDILSMEEIDMLINAIDLKKSEGQRNKAMLETLYSCGLRVSELVNLKMTNLFFEQGFIKIEGKAGKERLVPVSGRAIEEINKYLGNYRKNLRVNKDSENILFLNRRGRKLSRVMIFTIIKNLAAKVNLDKKISPHTFRHSFATHLINGGADLRAVQEMLGHESILTTEIYTHLDKDYLKSTIHQFHPRS